The proteins below are encoded in one region of Oreochromis niloticus isolate F11D_XX linkage group LG6, O_niloticus_UMD_NMBU, whole genome shotgun sequence:
- the ndufb7 gene encoding NADH dehydrogenase [ubiquinone] 1 beta subcomplex subunit 7 encodes MGAHLVRKYATETDTEPDPAKKFEFDPQFGFAERKEREMIATQEQMNLAQLPLEQRDYCAHYLLKLMKCKRDNWPNFLACKHERHDWDYCEHQDYVMRMKEYERERRLQLRKKRTEAQAQAA; translated from the exons ATGGGAGCCCACCTGGTCAGAAAGTATGCCACCGAGACGGACACCGAACCCGACCCGGCGAAGAAATTCGAGTTCGACCCGCAGTTCGGCTTTGCAGAAAGGAAGGAGAGAG AGATGATTGCGACACAGGAGCAGATGAACTTGGCCCAGTTGCCTTTGGAGCAACGGGACTACTGTGCCCATTACCTCCTGAAACTCATGAAGTGCAAGAGGGACAACTGGCCCAACTTCTTGGCCTGCAAGCATGAGAGACACGACTGGGACTACTGCGAGCACCAGGA CTATGTGATGCGTATGAAAGAGTACGAGAGGGAGAGGAGGCTCCAGCTGAGGAAGAAGAGAACTGAGGCTCAGGCTCAAGCAGCATAA